In the Orcinus orca chromosome 19, mOrcOrc1.1, whole genome shotgun sequence genome, GCCTTTCTGAGATGGTGTTAGTGGCAGCCACACAGGAAGAAATGTGGGACTATGAATCCGCCACACGAGGCCTAAGTGAAAATTCTTTGAGGATGATTCCACCCATCTCCTCTAGAGGGGGTCTCATGCTGAAAGATCCGAGAGGAATAAGGGTTGTAAAGACCATCTCTAATTAGCAATACCAGGAGAAAATCAATCTAGTCCCACATATTACATGTGATGCTAATTATAGGAGGATCGTacacatttaatatattaataggAAAGTCACTTCTGGAAGTGGGAACAACTTTCTAAGCAATataagtcatcaagaaaaaaaagcagatttgaattcataaaaacataaaacGTCTGCACATCTGGAAAACACCTTAGTTAAACAGACCATTCATACAAATTAATGAAACATACTGAGAAAAATACTAAGAACCTAATAGACAAACAAGCAAAGGACACAAACGaatttcacaaaagaggaaaacctTCACAAAAGAGTCCATATTTACAAGGAACCAATGATATATCAACTAAAATAACAAGGAAGAGCAATTTTTTTGCCCTCGTCCCTCAACTATATGATATCTAATACTGGCCAAGGCATCGTGAAATAGGCTCTCTCATACATTACTGGAGGTACAATATAATTatgtgcaaccactttggaaaacaattgctAACGTTAATCAAGAGACCTGAAATAGCCAAACTCGGTAATCCCAGTTGTGAGGTTCTATCATTAGGAAACAGTAAgctcttcactgcagcattattgtAATCACCAAAACTGGAAGCAATGGAAATTTCCAGCAACTAAGAAACACATTAAGGTAGCGCACTTGATGCAGTGTAATGCAGTCATGAGAATGACAATTACAAAAACTGTATAGCaacatgggaaaatatttattatgtaatgTTAAAGTTtaaaagcaggatacaaaaactGCACATAGATTACAAACATAAATACAACCTTGTTAAAATACATAGGGAAAAAAACATCAtaatggaaaacataaaaattatagtGTGGTGAGATTATGGGTAATTTCCTGACACTATTGCCCTAACTTCCTGTattgttgtattttctttctgtaaaaagtttaattttgctGTAAATGAATTATAggcttattgtttaaaaaaatctcacagTACAAACTTGTATGAAGTAGAAGTCTCTGTCCCGTTGTTCGGTGAAGGACACTGCTTGCTGTACATCATTTCATATAACATAACATTTAACATGTCATGTTATATACCACATATGTTACGTTGTTTTCTGTACAAATGGAATCGTATCGTGTTTACTGCCTATAACTTTTCTTATTTCAATTGATAATCATCTCTTGCCTCAATTCATGCAAAACCTgccaactggtctccctgcttctacccTTGCCCTCCTTCAGACCATTCTCAAAGTAGTCAAATGAACCAAGTAAAAAGCAAGTTACTTCATTCTTTCTAATGGTTGCATAGTATTCTGCTGAATGAACAAcaccatgatttatttaaacaATCCCTATTACTGAAGGAAATTTAGCCGTGAACTTTCTTGTACATCTATATTTGATCACTTGCATATCTATGAGGACAATTCCTAGAAAGAAATTTTATGAATCAAAGACtatgaacatttaaatttttgaaagacATTCCCAAACTGACCTCCAAAAAGATTATGCTAGTTTACGCATGGAGTTCCCCAACTGCTCATGAACACTCGATGTTATCAACTGGTTCAGCCTGTACAATCTCATAAGTGAGAAATGCTGCCTGACTTGTTTGATTTTCACTGACTTAAGTACAAGTAAAAtcaaatatcttttaattttttcaatcaaccatttgtttttctgtgagctttttcatattctttgcccatttcaTTACTGGCctattggtatttttattgattgaatagacttctgtatattaagaaaatttaccttctttcttATGAGCTGCaactattttccatatttttctttcgTAACTTTATTTTACAGTGTCTTTGATAGTtcagaaagttttaatttttgagtACAATTCAGTATTTTCCTTTTCAGCTTCTGATTTTCATGTCATGCTTAGACAGACCTTCTCTACTTcaagattataaaaaatattcactCATGCTTTCATCTAGTACCTTTAATCATTGTATTTTTGACACTGAAATTTGTGACTAACTTCAAAAAGTGAAGTAGAAGATTCAGCTCACCACCATTTACATGGCTCTTTGGCCCCACCCATCACTTATTAAGTAGTTTATTTCCCCACTGATTTGAAATACCAGCTTTATCACATACTAAATCCCCCTGTATACTTGGTCTATTTTTGAACTCTAGTCTGTTCCACTGATATTCCTCCACCAAGACAAAAATGGTTTAgctttataatttcaaaatacgTTTCAATATCTGAAGTGTTCGGCTTTCCCTaattataactgaaattttaaaatctaaaatgaaacaataaagttTACCTCCTCACTTTCCCCTCCAAGTGTGTCTACCACTCTCTCGGGCGCCCAGCTCTCCCAacgagaaattttaaaaactgacacagcagtgaatAATGAAAGTGGCTCCGCTCAGAAGTGACAAATCTGAAGAAAAGTCACTGCATTAAAATACGGGAGAGTGTCCTGACTCCCCCCAACTCGGTCCTTCCACTTCCCCTCGCAACATCAGCCCGCCCGCTGACGCCTGCCGCAATTCCCAGTTCAGCCTCTAGAGGTGGCAGCCAGACGGAAGCGAGTGGACCAGGATTGACTCCCAGAGCAGCTGCAGCCGTCGTGACGTCACGTCCGGTCATGGCGGAAGTCCTCCGCTGGCCGATCGGGAAGTAGCTGAAGGCTGGGCGATGGCAGTCCTGGAGGCCCCGCGCCCGGACAGTCCCGAGGCCACAGTGCCCCCGCGGTAGGCCGGACCAGGGTGGCGGGCTCCGGGTCCCGAGATGAAGAGCGTCGGGGGCTGAACCGCTACCTTAGAAGGGAACCTGGGAACCCTCACGGCCCCTATTGCAGACCCTCCCTGACTGAACTGTAAACTGCCTTTGCCGGGGCTACCCCGGAAGAAGGTCTGCCTGGTATCCTACCGCTCCTACAGGGAACGGTGCGGGCGGAGATTTTACCCTTTCACCATAATAGTAAGGCTGGTGGTAGCCCCGGGCCGGGGGTTCAAGGCCGCCTATTCCCCTTAACATCGGCTCCTTTCCACCGCCGCAGGGATGGAGGGGTCTAAGACATCCAGCAGCACCATGCAGGTGAGCTTCGTGTGTCAGCGCTGCAGCCAGCCCCTGAAACTGGACACGAGCTTCAAGATCCTGGACCGTGTCACCATCCAGGAGCTCACAGGTCAGCGAGACCCTTAGAAAGAGGGTGGTCAAGATCGTTGAAAGTGGGCAGCTTTGGAGATGAAGGTCTTAAAGACTGCACATAGCCTGCCACAGACACGCCTTGTGAGCCTCAGAAGTCGCGTAGTCTCTCTGGCTTCTTGTTTTCTTATCGAGAACATAAAAGAATTTTGACACTGTGTGCTTCTGAGAGCTTTCTATAGCAAGGAAAGGTCCTTAGTTTTCTGCTTCTGTTGTTTCAGAGTAAAGGAATATGTACATTTACAAATAAACGGCAATTGTTGAGGACTTGCCATATACCAAGTGCGTTACATGCATTACTTTTAACCCCTATGGAGTATTACAGTTATACTCGCCTATGGAGTAGTagtaaaattatcattttatccATGAggaattgaggcttagagaggttaagtgactcaccCAGTGGCCAACAGCTGATAAGTAGAGGAACAGAGTCTCAAAGTCCCAAGAAGTGAGAtgaagctagaaaaaaaagaaaagactgcaTAGACAGTTAAAATAAGCTCATGGGTCTAGAGTCAGCCTGCTTAGATTTCAATCCTGTCATTTACTAGCTGAATGACTTTTTGCAAGTTACTTCACGTCTCTTGACCCTGGTCTCTtggttttctttatctgtaaaatgtaaaacaatctcAAGGTAGTTGTAAGGATCAAATATGACAAAGACTATAGATACTTAAGAATATGCTGGAgaaaagtactcaataaatattaactattattattaatacctgatttatttatttatttatttattttattttattttttttttttggcggtacgcgggcctctcagtgctgtggcctctcccgttgcggagcacaggctccggacgcgcaggctcagcggccatggctcacgggcccagccgctccgcggcatgtgggatcttcccggaccggggcacgaacccgtgtcccctgcatcggcaggcggactctcaactactgcgccaccagggaagcccaatacctgatttttattttctgagggGAATTatctctttaatatattttaaactttattatgaaaaatttcaaacatgcagTCAAGAGAATAGCGTAGTGAACTCCCTTGTATCCATcatccagcttcaacaattagCTACATCCTGCCATTCTTGTTTTCTCTATACCTCCATTCACCTCCCATCTCCACTCAATTACTTTGctgtttacttcctttttttttaaggtaaattgTCATGAATTGACAATTTTTAATTGtcaagttttttgggttttggccacgccatgcagcatgtgggatgttagtaccccaaccagggctggaacccgtgcccactgcagtggaagtgcagagtcttaaccactggaccgccagggaagtccctaattgtCAAGATTTATACATTACAAatcttagcctttttttttttggctatgccacacagcctgtgggatgtgggattttagttccccaaccaggaattgaatctgggcccttggcagtaagagcacggagtcctaaccactggactgccagggaattccccttagCTGTATGTTTTTGACAGATGTATGCACTCGTGTAACTTAGATCTCCATTGTGATGTAGAAAGCTTTCATCTTCCCAGAAAGTTCTCTCATGTTCCTTCCCACTTATTCTGAGGGAAAGGGGATATTAACTTTTGTTACGGAAAACTTCAAAGTTTATGATGAAGCCCCGTGTACTCATCACTGAGCTTCAACAGTTAtccatacagggacttccctggtggctcagtggttaaggatctgcctgccaatgtagggaacacgggttcgagccctggtctgggaagtcccacatgccacggagcgactaagcccgtgcgccacaactactgagcctgcgctctagagcctgcgaaccacaactgctgagcccacgtgcaacagctactgaagcccacgtgcctagagcctgtgctctgcaacaagagaagccactgcaatgagaagcccgtgtgccacagcaaAGAatagtccccgcttgccgcaactagagaaagcccgcgcacagcaacgaagacccaacacagccaaaaattgattaattaaaaaaattatccatccATATTTAACCATGTTTTCATCTACAGCCCCATccattcccctcccaccccaaattATTTAGAAGCAAATCCCAAACATATAAAtaccataaatattttagtaagtATTTTTGAAAGGTAAGGTGTGTCTTTAAAGACATAATCATTACCATTATActggaaaaaatttaacaatCCCTTAATCCGATTTAATGGGtgtaagggaaaaaagacaacagATTCTTCTTTGTATAAATTGTACTTTAAGAAAAAGGTGAAGGATATTTCTGATTCTTATACTGTCATACATGCTTCTGCTTTGAGAAGACTCTTTCTGAAAGCTTCGATATTTTCCTTGCTCTTAGCTCCATTACTTGCCACAGCCCAGGTGAAACCAGGAGAGACCCAGGAGGAAGAGGCTAACTCAGGAGAGGTATGAAAACACTGGAATGCGAAGTGGATTTCTGCAGGGTACTTGGTGCTCTTAGACCCCCAGATGTTTTGGATCTCTGGTTAACATGAGACATTCTGCATGATCAGACCACTGTGGATCATTGGAGACACAGAAGTTGCACCTGAGGTCACAGGGTTGCTGAATGAGGCATCCATTCAAAAATGTGAAGAGAGGCTCTTCTTTATTTGAAGTGGAATTATAAGCCATTATAGGTGGGAGGTGGGATGACCTGGATGCACAGGTCATCCCAGGGCATTCCTGGTTCACCTGGTGTTGTCCTAGCTAATTATTAATATCCACTCCTCTCTAGTCTCAAAAGTATCTTGGTTTGGACACTGAGTTGTGTGATTACACTAGCTTGAAAGGGTTGTCAGTGTTAGAGagtgtgtaatttttttaaacgtGATAACATGAGTGATAATTGTCATTGTCAGAGATCAATGTCATAAGATTTTGAtcacatataaattatatcaaaGTATGGAAAACATAAAGTATCTACTTTGTTCTATGCCATGGTAAACTTCATTGCAGTCTGCTCTGGCTTTTTCCTTGTGCCATGATTTAGGGCATTCTCTCCCCTACCTTGACTGGTAAATGCAAATATAATAGGGTATAGCATAGTTAGGAAACGCTGTTCCCCACAAAAAATCAAATGGGACTTGGGGTTTGTCTGTACCAAGGGTCCTTTCTTAGAGCAAGTATCCAAGGATTGGCTATATAACACCCATTTCTTAAGTCTCTGTGGTTTCTCAAGTCTTGTGGTTATCAATCAAGGGTAAAGCCAAATAGTTCTGAAGCCACTGGGGAAATGGACTCCACCTCTAAGCTGCCAGGATTCTAATGCTCTCTTATTTCCTCCCCAGGAGCCATTTATTGAAACTCGCCAGGATGGTGTCTCTCGCAGATTCATCCCCCCAGCCAGGTGCCTACTACTCCTCAGCCCCCTGTTCCTTGCCAAAGGCCAGTAGAATTTTAATTAAACCCAGAATTGAGACCTGGAGCCAGGTGATGAAGATGGATCATCACGTAGCCTTTTGGCTCTTCCAGAAAAGACATATTCCCTTATACCTGGCCCATCACTCTCCAGTGTTGATTGAGTTTTTCCTGTAGCCATTCACACAGTGGGAAGGGACAATATCTCTCATGATGAAGAACTGAGAAAAGTTGAGAGCGTGGTTGACTAATAAAAGAGATGGGCCCTTGAAAAGTTTTAAGATAGCAAATGTTGTTAGATGCTCAGGTTCTTAATTATTGATGCATGTGAAGGTGGCTGGCAAGGGGTAGTAATATTAAGAAATGGTCTTTCCTgattctccttccttttctgctatagacacacacatatcaGTTTTTGATGCCCCGTCTCCCCCCTTAGTCCATCCAGGCCAACCTTCGTGCTGAGTGTCCCTGTGGAAGACCAGCATGGCCTTCCCTTGGGAGAGAGGTACCCTTGGGAGGTCAGTCGGGCTAGGAGTGGGTATGTGCCTTGAGGCCCCTCAGCCGGTGCTTGAGAGTCTCTGCCACTGGCACTGCAGTAGGTGGAGGAGGCCTCTCTGCTCCCTCATGTGGCCCGTGGGCGGGGGGCTGTCTGCAGGATGATGTCTACAGAAAGTGCCAACAGCTTCACTCTGATCGGGGAGGCATCCGACGGCGGCACCATGGAGAACCTCAGCCGAAGACTGAAGGCAAGTCTGCCTCATGGGTGTCAGGCAGTGGGCCTGGCTGGTAGAGGGGGTGTCTGGGCAGGTAGCATGGGGTAGGCCCTACCCTGACTCTCCCACACTTCCAGGTCACTGGGGACCTTTTCGACATCATGTCAGGCCAGACAGATGTGGATCACCCACTGTGTGAGGAATGCACAGATACTCTTTTAGACCAGCTGGACACTCAGCTCAACGTCACTGAAAATGAGTGTCAGAACTACAAGTGAGTACCGCCAGAGCCTGGGCCCGGGAATGGAGCTCTGAATCTTAGGGCTCTCCCTGCTCTGGGGCTGCGTGGCCCTTACCCAAGGGCTGTGCTCCACTCAGATAAAAGGAATAACAGGTTCCCTCTGGTAAGCATTCCCTGCCTGTGTCCTTGGCAGACGCTGCTTGGAAATCTTAGAGCAAATGAATGAAGATGACAGCGAGCAGCTCCAGATGGAGCTAAAGGAGCTGGCATTAGAGGAGGAGAGGCTGATCCAAGAGC is a window encoding:
- the BECN1 gene encoding beclin-1 isoform X4; this translates as MEGSKTSSSTMQVSFVCQRCSQPLKLDTSFKILDRVTIQELTAPLLATAQVKPGETQEEEANSGEEPFIETRQDGVSRRFIPPASPSRPTFVLSVPVEDQHGLPLGERMMSTESANSFTLIGEASDGGTMENLSRRLKVTGDLFDIMSGQTDVDHPLCEECTDTLLDQLDTQLNVTENECQNYKRCLEILEQMNEDDSEQLQMELKELALEEERLIQELEDVEKNRQIVAENLEKVQAEAERLDQEEAQHSGQFGTINNFRLGRLPSVPVEWNEINAAWGQTVLLLHALANKMGLKFQRYRLVPYGNHSYLESLTDKSKELPLYCSGGLRFFWDNKFDHAMVAFLDCVQQFKEEVEKGETRFCLPYRMDVEKGKIEDTGGSGGSYSIKTQFNSEEQWTKALKFMLTNLKWGLAWVSSQFYNK
- the BECN1 gene encoding beclin-1 isoform X6 — translated: MEGSKTSSSTMQVSFVCQRCSQPLKLDTSFKILDRVTIQELTAPLLATAQVKPGETQEEEANSGEEPFIETRQDGVSRRFIPPASPSRPTFVLSVPVEDQHGLPLGERMMSTESANSFTLIGEASDGGTMENLSRRLKVTGDLFDIMSGQTDVDHPLCEECTDTLLDQLDTQLNVTENECQNYKRCLEILEQMNEDDSEQLQMELKELALEEERLIQELEDVEKNRQIVAENLEKVQAEAERLDQEEAQYQREYSEFKRQQLELDDELKSVENQMRYAQMQLDKLKKTNVFNATFHIWHSGQFGTINNFRLGRLPSVPVEWNEINAAWGQTVLLLHALANKMGLKFQRYRLVPYGNHSYLESLTDKSKDGCGERQD
- the BECN1 gene encoding beclin-1 isoform X8, which gives rise to MEGSKTSSSTMQVSFVCQRCSQPLKLDTSFKILDRVTIQELTAPLLATAQVKPGETQEEEANSGEEPFIETRQDGVSRRFIPPARMMSTESANSFTLIGEASDGGTMENLSRRLKVTGDLFDIMSGQTDVDHPLCEECTDTLLDQLDTQLNVTENECQNYKRCLEILEQMNEDDSEQLQMELKELALEEERLIQELEDVEKNRQIVAENLEKVQAEAERLDQEEAQYQREYSEFKRQQLELDDELKSVENQMRYAQMQLDKLKKTNVFNATFHIWHSGQFGTINNFRLGRLPSVPVEWNEINAAWGQTVLLLHALANKMGLKFQRYRLVPYGNHSYLESLTDKSKDGCGERQD
- the BECN1 gene encoding beclin-1 isoform X5, which encodes MEGSKTSSSTMQVSFVCQRCSQPLKLDTSFKILDRVTIQELTAPLLATAQVKPGETQEEEANSGEEPFIETRQDGVSRRFIPPASPSRPTFVLSVPVEDQHGLPLGERMMSTESANSFTLIGEASDGGTMENLSRRLKVTGDLFDIMSGQTDVDHPLCEECTDTLLDQLDTQLNVTENECQNYKRCLEILEQMNEDDSEQLQMELKELALEEERLIQELEDVEKNRQIVAENLEKVQAEAERLDQEEAQYQREYSEFKRQQLELDDELKSVENQMRYAQMQLDKLKKTNVFNATFHIWHSGQFGTINNFRLGRLPSVPVEWNEINAAWGQTVLLLHALANKMGLKFQRMDVEKGKIEDTGGSGGSYSIKTQFNSEEQWTKALKFMLTNLKWGLAWVSSQFYNK